In Apium graveolens cultivar Ventura chromosome 10, ASM990537v1, whole genome shotgun sequence, the following are encoded in one genomic region:
- the LOC141689902 gene encoding gibberellin receptor GID1B-like isoform X2, whose product MLRRPDGTFNRDLAEFLDRKVPVNTNPVNGVYSFDVVDRVTNLLNRVYRSAPDNETQRGIIDLQKPLSTTEVVPVIIFFHGGSFAHSSANSAIYDTFCRRLVGICNAVVVSVNYRRSPEHRYPCAYEDGWTALKWVHSRPWLRSGKDSKVHVYLAGDSSGGNIAHHVAVKAAESEVEVLGNILLHPFFGGEERKDSETRLDGRYFMTLRDRDWYWRAYLPEGEDRDHPACNIFGPRSKSMKAIQNFPKSLVCVAGLDLVQDWQLAYVEGLREAGQEVELLYLEEATIGFYFLPNNDYFFTLMDKIKDFVNHNCR is encoded by the coding sequence ATGCTTCGTCGTCCTGATGGCACATTTAATCGCGATTTGGCAGAGTTTCTTGACCGGAAGGTTCCTGTCAACACAAATCCTGTTAATGGAGTTTACTCGTTCGATGTTGTTGATCGAGTCACCAACCTCCTCAATCGTGTTTATAGGTCCGCCCCCGACAATGAAACTCAACGGGGCATAATTGATCTTCAGAAGCCTCTTAGCACCACCGAAGTTGTGCCTGTCATTATCTTTTTCCACGGTGGAAGCTTTGCACATTCGTCTGCTAACAGTGCTATATATGATACCTTCTGTCGCCGCCTTGTTGGCATTTGCAATGCAGTTGTTGTTTCAGTAAACTACAGGAGATCACCTGAACATCGATATCCTTGTGCATACGAGGATGGATGGACAGCTCTTAAGTGGGTTCATTCAAGACCATGGCTTAGAAGCGGAAAGGACTCGAAAGTTCATGTCTATTTGGCAGGTGATAGTTCTGGTGGAAATATTGCTCACCATGTTGCTGTAAAGGCGGCCGAGTCAGAAGTTGAAGTACTGGGCAATATACTTCTTCATCCATTCTTTGGTGGTGAAGAGCGGAAGGACTCTGAGACAAGGTTGGATGGTAGGTATTTCATGACACTTCGAGATAGAGATTGGTATTGGAGAGCATATTTACCTGAAGGCGAAGATAGAGATCATCCAGCGTGTAATATATTTGGCCCTAGGTCTAAGAGCATGAAAGCAATTCAAAACTTCCCAAAAAGTCTAGTCTGTGTGGCTGGTCTGGATCTTGTTCAAGATTGGCAATTGGCTTATGTAGAAGGCCTGAGGGAAGCTGGGCAAGAGGTTGAACTCTTATATCTAGAAGAGGCTACAATTGGTTTCTACTTCTTGCCAAACAATGActatttcttcactctaatggACAAGATAAAGGACTTTGTGAATCACAACTGTCGATAA
- the LOC141689902 gene encoding gibberellin receptor GID1C-like isoform X1, translating into MAGSNEVYVNESQRVVPLNTWILISNFKLAYNMLRRPDGTFNRDLAEFLDRKVPVNTNPVNGVYSFDVVDRVTNLLNRVYRSAPDNETQRGIIDLQKPLSTTEVVPVIIFFHGGSFAHSSANSAIYDTFCRRLVGICNAVVVSVNYRRSPEHRYPCAYEDGWTALKWVHSRPWLRSGKDSKVHVYLAGDSSGGNIAHHVAVKAAESEVEVLGNILLHPFFGGEERKDSETRLDGRYFMTLRDRDWYWRAYLPEGEDRDHPACNIFGPRSKSMKAIQNFPKSLVCVAGLDLVQDWQLAYVEGLREAGQEVELLYLEEATIGFYFLPNNDYFFTLMDKIKDFVNHNCR; encoded by the exons ATGGCTGGGAGTAATGAAGTGTATGTTAATGAATCTCAG AGGGTGGTTCCTTTGAATACATGGATATTGATTTCCAATTTCAAGCTAGCATACAACATGCTTCGTCGTCCTGATGGCACATTTAATCGCGATTTGGCAGAGTTTCTTGACCGGAAGGTTCCTGTCAACACAAATCCTGTTAATGGAGTTTACTCGTTCGATGTTGTTGATCGAGTCACCAACCTCCTCAATCGTGTTTATAGGTCCGCCCCCGACAATGAAACTCAACGGGGCATAATTGATCTTCAGAAGCCTCTTAGCACCACCGAAGTTGTGCCTGTCATTATCTTTTTCCACGGTGGAAGCTTTGCACATTCGTCTGCTAACAGTGCTATATATGATACCTTCTGTCGCCGCCTTGTTGGCATTTGCAATGCAGTTGTTGTTTCAGTAAACTACAGGAGATCACCTGAACATCGATATCCTTGTGCATACGAGGATGGATGGACAGCTCTTAAGTGGGTTCATTCAAGACCATGGCTTAGAAGCGGAAAGGACTCGAAAGTTCATGTCTATTTGGCAGGTGATAGTTCTGGTGGAAATATTGCTCACCATGTTGCTGTAAAGGCGGCCGAGTCAGAAGTTGAAGTACTGGGCAATATACTTCTTCATCCATTCTTTGGTGGTGAAGAGCGGAAGGACTCTGAGACAAGGTTGGATGGTAGGTATTTCATGACACTTCGAGATAGAGATTGGTATTGGAGAGCATATTTACCTGAAGGCGAAGATAGAGATCATCCAGCGTGTAATATATTTGGCCCTAGGTCTAAGAGCATGAAAGCAATTCAAAACTTCCCAAAAAGTCTAGTCTGTGTGGCTGGTCTGGATCTTGTTCAAGATTGGCAATTGGCTTATGTAGAAGGCCTGAGGGAAGCTGGGCAAGAGGTTGAACTCTTATATCTAGAAGAGGCTACAATTGGTTTCTACTTCTTGCCAAACAATGActatttcttcactctaatggACAAGATAAAGGACTTTGTGAATCACAACTGTCGATAA